A single Vigna radiata var. radiata cultivar VC1973A chromosome 8, Vradiata_ver6, whole genome shotgun sequence DNA region contains:
- the LOC111242321 gene encoding uncharacterized protein LOC111242321 has product MIEYNVHEEQLDDGIQHEGGESAKLDVDRIAVEVDGEEVEIDVGEGEGIELDEAINERIEVVDGEEEQVDVRESEGIEVDNHIEEVQVDVGESEGIQNEEGHDEEIVEVNTTVVNEWSSSDDDIGEVNIVDGEVHGVDALVDVNVQCDFSQRDSLGNMEVDCSVISESDLEQHHESDLEEHEISDTSLFNDEWEFEELTSPDISDVEEGYGNFDTFIMHKKMVDFKWEVGTFFG; this is encoded by the coding sequence ATGATTGAATATAATGTACATGAAGAACAGTTAGATGATGGGATACAACATGAAGGTGGTGAGAGTGCAAAGTTGGATGTCGACAGAATAGCAGTTGAGGTTGATGGTGAGGAAGTAGAAATTGATGTTGGTGAGGGTGAGGGAATAGAGCTTGATGAAGCTATTAATGAGAGAATAGAAGTTGTTGATGGTGAGGAAGAACAAGTTGATGTTCGTGAGAGTGAGGGAATAGAAGTGGATAATCATATTGAAGAAGTACAAGTGGATGTTGGTGAGAGTGAGGGAATACAAAATGAGGAAGGTCATGATGAGGAGATAGTTGAAGTTAACACAACAGTTGTGAATGAATGGAGTTCATCAGATGATGATATTGGTGAAGTGAATATTGTGGATGGTGAAGTGCATGGTGTGGATGCTTTAGTAGACGTAAACGTCCAGTGTGACTTTAGTCAAAGAGATAGTTTAGGCAATATGGAAGTTGATTGCAGCGTTATTTCTGAGTCAGATTTGGAACAACATCATGAGTCAGATTTAGAAGAACATGAAATTAGTGATACTAGTTTATTCAATGATGAATGGGAGTTTGAGGAGTTAACTTCTCCTGATATAAGTGATGTTGAAGAGGGATATGGTAATTTTGATACATTCATTATGCATAAAAAGATGGTTGATTTCAAGTGGGAGGTGGGAACATTTTTTGGGTAA